Proteins encoded in a region of the Acipenser ruthenus chromosome 11, fAciRut3.2 maternal haplotype, whole genome shotgun sequence genome:
- the LOC117427032 gene encoding growth/differentiation factor 8-like yields the protein MKNSRILIYLCLLVAYGPAGLGDIPSEKAEDSEPCATCDTRQHSKLLRLQSIKSQILSKLRLNQAPNISRDVVKQLLPKAPPMQQLLDQYDVLGDDNNDGSLEDDDYHATTETIITIATKPDSIVQIDGKPECCFFTFSPKIQTNRIVKAQLWIHLRPVPESTTVYLQILRLKPVTDGTRHTRIRSLKLDVNSGTSTWQSIDFKQVLQSWFRQPDINWGIEISAFDSSGNDLAVTSQEPGEEGLQPFLEVKIADVPKRSRRDSGLDCDEHSPESRCCRYPLTVDFEDFGWDWIIAPKRYKANYCSGECEFMYLQKYPHTHLVHKANPRGSAGPCCTPTKMSPINMLYFNEKEQIIYGTIPAMVVDRCGCS from the exons ATGAAGAACTCACGGATTCTTATTTACTTGTGTCTCCTGGTTGCGTATGGTCCAGCGGGTCTTGGTGATATTCCTTCAGAGAAAGCGGAGGACAGTGAACCGTGTGCTACTTGTGACACaaggcagcacagcaaactcttAAGACTGCAATCTATCAAGTCCCAAATCCTCAGCAAGCTTCGCCTCAACCAGGCTCCAAACATCAGCCGTGATGTTGTCAAGCAGCTTTTACCCAAAGCTCCTCCAATGCAGCAACTGCTTGACCAGTATGATGTCCTGGGGGATGATAATAACGACGGCTCCTTGGAAGATGATGATTACCATGCCACCACCGAAACCATCATCACCATAGCTACAAAGC CTGACTCCATTGTACAGattgatggaaagcccgagtgcTGTTTCTTCACATTCAGCCCGAAAATTCAAACCAACCGTATAGTCAAAGCGCAACTGTGGATACACCTGCGGCCAGTCCCGGAATCCACGACTGTCTATCTGCAGATCCTCCGGCTCAAGCCAGTGACCGACGGGACCAGGCACACAAGAATCCGGTCTTTGAAGCTCGACGTAAACTCTGGGACCAGCACGTGGCAAAGCATAGATTTTAAACAAGTATTACAATCCTGGTTTCGGCAGCCTGACATAAACTGGGGGATCGAGATCAGCGCGTTCGATTCCAGTGGAAATGACCTGGCTGTGACTTCACAGGAACCGGGGGAGGAGGGGTTG CAGCCTTTCTTGGAAGTGAAGATCGCAGATGTGCCCAAGCGATCAAGGCGAGACTCGGGCTTGGACTGTGACGAGCATTCTCCTGAATCCCGATGCTGTCGTTACCCCCTCACTGTGGACTTCGAGGACTTCGGGTGGGACTGGATTATCGCACCTAAACGATACAAGGCCAATTACTGCTCAGGAGAATGCGAGTTCATGTATCTGCAGAAATACCCCCACACTCACTTGGTCCACAAAGCGAACCCCAGGGGTTCGGCAGGGCCCTGTTGTACCCCTACCAAGATGTCCCCCATCAATATGCTCTATTTCAATGAGAAAGAACAGATAATATATGGCACAATCCCGGCCATGGTGGTAGATCGCTGTGGGTGCTCATGA